Proteins encoded by one window of Simiduia curdlanivorans:
- a CDS encoding alginate export family protein: MKKVYLSLAIAAAASSPYALADSALETFMKESKTNIDFRYRFESVEQDGIDKDAVANTLRSRLSFVSGNVSGFSLGLEFDDVHHLGDDNFNSTSNGNSTYPVVADPDGTDINQFYAKYVSGSFAATGGRQRINLDDQRFVGGVAWRQNEQTYDGARLQFGSGSLSGEYSYVSQVNRIFGPEGANATLDGDVHLLNAAWSLSDAQKVVGFYYDMDFENAAAASNQTYGLRYEGKFKPASVIASYAAQSEAGDGAEYSTDYYLLEAKGVLAEKFNWTVGYEVLGSDDGAKGFQTPLATGHKFQGFADKFLGTPANGVEDAYIGAGANVGPLKLALTYHDFKAAEGSANYGTEWDAVIAYPINKQVTTLLKFADYQAKDYASDTQKIWLQVQISL; this comes from the coding sequence ATGAAAAAAGTTTACTTGTCATTGGCTATCGCAGCCGCCGCATCATCGCCCTACGCCTTAGCAGATTCAGCGCTCGAGACCTTCATGAAAGAAAGTAAAACCAATATCGATTTTCGCTATCGGTTTGAAAGTGTTGAACAAGATGGCATCGATAAAGATGCCGTCGCGAACACCCTCCGCTCGCGCTTGAGCTTTGTTTCAGGCAACGTAAGCGGGTTCAGCCTGGGTTTAGAATTCGATGACGTACATCATTTAGGCGATGATAATTTTAACAGCACCAGCAACGGCAATAGCACTTACCCGGTTGTCGCAGATCCAGACGGCACCGACATTAATCAATTTTACGCAAAATACGTGAGCGGTAGCTTTGCAGCCACCGGCGGCCGCCAGCGCATTAATCTCGACGATCAACGCTTTGTTGGTGGTGTGGCGTGGCGCCAGAACGAACAAACTTACGATGGCGCTAGATTACAGTTCGGCAGTGGTTCGCTTAGCGGCGAGTACAGCTATGTATCTCAGGTGAATCGTATCTTCGGGCCCGAAGGCGCCAACGCGACCCTAGATGGCGATGTGCATTTACTGAACGCAGCCTGGAGCTTAAGCGATGCGCAGAAAGTCGTCGGTTTCTACTACGATATGGATTTTGAAAACGCCGCTGCGGCATCAAACCAAACCTATGGTCTGCGCTACGAAGGAAAGTTTAAACCCGCAAGCGTAATAGCAAGTTACGCGGCACAATCCGAAGCGGGCGACGGCGCAGAGTACAGCACAGACTATTATTTGCTCGAAGCTAAAGGCGTCTTGGCCGAAAAATTTAACTGGACAGTGGGTTACGAAGTCTTAGGCTCAGACGATGGTGCAAAAGGGTTTCAAACACCACTGGCAACAGGTCATAAATTTCAAGGTTTCGCGGATAAGTTTCTTGGCACCCCAGCAAACGGTGTAGAAGACGCCTATATAGGTGCAGGCGCCAACGTGGGGCCACTAAAATTGGCTTTGACTTACCACGATTTTAAAGCGGCGGAAGGCAGTGCTAATTACGGTACAGAATGGGACGCCGTGATAGCCTACCCAATTAACAAGCAGGTCACCACCTTGCTTAAGTTCGCTGATTATCAAGCTAAGGATTACGCATCGGACACGCAAAAGATTTGGCTGCAAGTTCAGATTTCACTCTAA
- the katG gene encoding catalase/peroxidase HPI — MARTNQFWWPDQLDLSALRDHDLRSSPYGDDFNYAKAFTKLDLAAVKKDIDQLLTTSQDWWPADFGNYGPFFIRMSWHSAGTYRTLDGRGGADGGQQRFDPLNSWPDNASLDKARRLLWPVKQKYGQSLSWADLMILAGNVALENMGFETYGFAGGRTDDWEPDVVYWGPELEMLASDREDKDGELERPLGATHMGLIYVNPEGPKGKPDPVGSAKNIRVAFGRMAMNDEETVALIAGGHTFGKMHGAHKPADCVGAEPGAEGLESQGLGWKNKCGKGHSEDTVTSGLEGAWTQAPTRWTTLYLQNLLNFDWKQTRSPGGAIQWIPTDESLHNSVPDAHVKGKFNAPVMTTADLALKFDPEYKKIAERFLANPDDYQKAFAKAWYKLTHRDMGPSTLYLGAEVPRDELIWQDPIPATKAKPLDKRSLSKLKKEILSSGLTVPELVRTAWASASTFRGTDKRGGANGARIALAPQNEWPVNNPQELTKVLGKLTAIQTKYGKNKVSLADLIVLGGAAAIEKAASDAGMKLEVPFKSGRGDASQAQTDIASFALLEPKADAFRNYFDTSGTYRTPAEMLVDKADQLNLTVPEMTALIGGMRVLNANADGSKNGVFTAQPGVLTNDFFVNLLDMSTQWRKSKVDGLYEGFDRKTGKVKYSATPVDLIFGSNSELRAVAESYAYDGAQERFAKSFISAWVKVMQADRFDLQ; from the coding sequence ATGGCTCGAACCAATCAATTTTGGTGGCCAGATCAGCTAGATCTCTCCGCCTTGCGCGATCACGATCTTCGATCCAGCCCCTATGGCGACGATTTCAATTATGCAAAAGCATTTACAAAGTTGGACTTAGCTGCCGTTAAAAAAGACATCGACCAATTATTAACAACGTCCCAAGATTGGTGGCCAGCGGACTTTGGCAACTATGGCCCATTTTTTATTCGCATGTCTTGGCATAGCGCTGGCACCTACCGCACACTTGACGGGCGCGGTGGTGCCGATGGCGGTCAACAACGTTTCGATCCACTTAATAGCTGGCCAGATAATGCGAGTTTGGATAAAGCGCGTCGGTTGTTGTGGCCGGTCAAGCAAAAATATGGACAAAGTCTTTCCTGGGCGGATTTAATGATTTTGGCCGGCAATGTGGCGTTAGAAAACATGGGTTTCGAAACCTATGGTTTTGCCGGTGGTCGCACCGATGACTGGGAGCCCGATGTAGTTTACTGGGGCCCAGAACTGGAAATGTTAGCGAGCGATCGTGAAGATAAGGACGGTGAGCTTGAGCGCCCCCTTGGCGCCACCCATATGGGTTTGATTTATGTGAACCCTGAAGGCCCTAAGGGTAAGCCAGATCCTGTTGGGTCGGCAAAAAATATTCGTGTGGCCTTCGGGCGAATGGCGATGAACGATGAAGAAACTGTCGCGTTGATTGCCGGTGGCCACACCTTTGGAAAAATGCACGGCGCGCACAAACCTGCTGATTGTGTTGGTGCAGAGCCCGGGGCTGAGGGCCTAGAAAGCCAAGGCTTGGGTTGGAAAAATAAATGCGGTAAAGGGCATTCAGAAGATACGGTAACGAGCGGCCTTGAAGGTGCTTGGACGCAGGCGCCGACTCGGTGGACCACGCTGTATTTACAAAACCTATTGAATTTTGACTGGAAGCAAACGCGTAGCCCCGGTGGTGCGATTCAGTGGATACCCACTGACGAATCTCTACACAACTCTGTACCGGACGCCCATGTTAAAGGTAAGTTTAACGCGCCGGTTATGACCACAGCGGATTTGGCCTTGAAGTTTGACCCTGAGTACAAAAAAATTGCCGAGCGTTTTCTGGCAAACCCGGACGACTACCAAAAGGCTTTTGCCAAAGCTTGGTATAAGTTGACGCACCGCGACATGGGGCCAAGCACCTTGTATTTAGGGGCCGAAGTTCCGCGTGACGAATTGATCTGGCAAGATCCTATTCCCGCAACAAAGGCTAAACCGCTTGATAAAAGGTCACTTAGTAAACTCAAGAAGGAGATTCTAAGCTCCGGCTTAACGGTACCGGAATTAGTGCGCACGGCTTGGGCATCAGCCTCGACATTCCGCGGCACAGATAAGCGAGGCGGTGCCAATGGGGCGCGCATTGCGCTAGCGCCCCAAAATGAGTGGCCGGTAAACAATCCGCAAGAGTTAACGAAAGTATTGGGCAAACTCACGGCTATTCAAACAAAGTACGGTAAAAACAAAGTATCTTTGGCTGATCTCATCGTGCTAGGTGGTGCGGCGGCTATTGAAAAAGCGGCGAGCGACGCTGGAATGAAGCTTGAGGTGCCTTTTAAGTCTGGCAGAGGTGATGCCAGTCAAGCACAAACGGATATAGCATCCTTCGCATTATTGGAACCAAAGGCGGATGCGTTCCGAAACTATTTTGATACCAGCGGCACTTATCGTACGCCGGCCGAAATGTTGGTGGATAAGGCTGATCAATTGAACTTAACCGTGCCAGAGATGACGGCGTTGATTGGCGGTATGCGGGTCCTCAATGCGAATGCCGATGGTAGTAAAAATGGTGTTTTTACCGCGCAGCCTGGCGTTTTAACCAATGACTTTTTTGTCAATTTACTGGATATGTCAACTCAATGGCGCAAGAGTAAAGTCGATGGTCTATACGAAGGCTTCGATAGAAAAACGGGCAAAGTTAAATACTCTGCAACGCCAGTAGATCTGATATTTGGCTCGAACTCAGAGTTACGCGCCGTGGCTGAAAGCTATGCGTATGATGGTGCTCAAGAGCGGTTTGCCAAGAGCTTCATCAGTGCTTGGGTAAAAGTTATGCAAGCTGATAGGTTTGATTTGCAATAG
- a CDS encoding type IV pili methyl-accepting chemotaxis transducer N-terminal domain-containing protein: MTAISMLAHAEMSIGEAVNRAGEQRMLSQRIAQSYLLTIIQPQSPKGRDRVVRGIERFESNLSALENFTAAKSLAPDLDRVKSLWQAYRALALSEASDANAEKLLLASDRILVEANRYVGLLEKISKTGLGEVVNISGRQRMLSQRIAKNYLAYFQKLGGEERIQALYEDLAEYENVLGYLKESTLTTPDILTKLNRVEGQFAYASKGFDGLMQITGDRLIYVITGTTDSMLKNMDDVTKMYAAL, encoded by the coding sequence TTGACTGCCATCAGTATGTTGGCTCATGCGGAGATGAGTATCGGCGAAGCGGTCAATCGCGCGGGCGAACAAAGAATGTTGTCACAGCGCATTGCGCAGAGTTATCTGTTAACAATTATTCAGCCGCAGAGCCCAAAAGGGCGAGATAGGGTGGTGCGCGGCATTGAACGCTTTGAGAGTAATCTTTCGGCCCTAGAGAATTTTACCGCCGCAAAATCCTTGGCGCCTGATCTCGATCGAGTAAAATCTCTGTGGCAGGCCTATCGTGCACTAGCCCTATCTGAGGCTAGCGATGCCAATGCAGAAAAATTATTGCTGGCGAGTGACCGTATATTGGTTGAGGCGAATAGATACGTGGGCCTATTAGAAAAAATTTCCAAAACGGGCTTGGGCGAAGTGGTAAACATCTCTGGCCGGCAGCGCATGCTGTCGCAGCGAATTGCTAAAAACTATTTAGCCTACTTTCAAAAGCTGGGTGGCGAGGAGCGAATACAAGCGCTGTATGAAGATTTGGCTGAGTATGAAAATGTTTTAGGCTACTTAAAAGAAAGCACCCTCACTACGCCGGATATCTTAACCAAGTTAAACCGGGTTGAAGGCCAGTTCGCCTATGCCAGCAAAGGCTTCGATGGGTTGATGCAGATAACCGGCGATAGGCTTATTTATGTGATTACCGGTACGACGGATTCTATGTTAAAGAATATGGATGATGTCACCAAAATGTATGCGGCGCTCTAG
- the ahpF gene encoding alkyl hydroperoxide reductase subunit F, with the protein MISQEILAAVKQYTTSLTKDVKLIVQVGNHSKRDELMAFLREFTSASEKLSLEERDVPAILRSPISFQLEVDGDASGIIFSGIPSGHEFNSFVLAVLQAGGTALKLDESVKTIVRAVAEPLHFEVFVSLSCHNCPDVVQLLNQFALLNPHISSEMIDGGLFPQLIAERDIQGVPSVYLNGELFANGKVDTPQLLEKLLQRSPDLANANQGVKLPRQDVTIIGGGPSGVAAAIYAARKGLAVTLIADRIGGQVKDTVGIENLISVPKTTGSELTSALMAHMNDYAITLKEHVSVTEVMDDNAIKSIKLSTGELIESKTLIIATGARWRELGVPGEKENVGSGVAYCPHCDGPFFKGKDVAVIGGGNSGVEAALDLAGIVRSVKLFEFLPELKADKVLVDKAKVASNIEIYINAKTTSVEAETGKVSALHWQDRESGESHRQPLDGIFVQIGLVPNSQFLGDLVETTRHGEIVVNEKCQTSVPGIFACGDVTTVPYKQIVIAMGEGSKAALSAFEYLLTR; encoded by the coding sequence ATGATTAGCCAAGAAATACTTGCTGCTGTTAAGCAGTATACAACTAGCCTTACTAAGGATGTAAAGCTGATAGTCCAAGTTGGTAACCACAGTAAGCGCGACGAGCTTATGGCTTTTCTACGCGAGTTTACCAGTGCTTCCGAAAAGTTAAGTCTAGAGGAGCGAGATGTTCCTGCGATACTTCGTAGCCCGATTAGCTTTCAGCTCGAAGTTGATGGCGACGCTTCAGGTATTATTTTTTCAGGCATACCCAGCGGGCACGAATTCAATTCATTTGTTTTAGCGGTGTTGCAAGCAGGGGGCACGGCTTTAAAACTGGATGAGAGCGTTAAAACAATTGTACGCGCCGTGGCTGAGCCACTGCACTTTGAGGTGTTTGTCAGCTTAAGTTGTCATAACTGTCCAGATGTTGTGCAGCTCTTGAATCAATTTGCGCTTCTGAATCCACATATTTCTTCGGAAATGATCGATGGCGGATTATTTCCCCAACTGATTGCAGAGAGGGATATTCAAGGCGTACCAAGCGTGTACCTCAATGGCGAGCTGTTCGCAAACGGCAAGGTGGACACACCACAGCTGCTTGAAAAATTACTGCAGCGATCGCCAGATCTGGCCAATGCCAATCAGGGCGTTAAGCTGCCACGTCAAGATGTAACCATTATTGGCGGCGGCCCTTCAGGTGTGGCTGCGGCAATCTATGCGGCCCGCAAAGGTTTGGCCGTAACCTTAATAGCAGATCGCATCGGTGGGCAGGTTAAAGATACGGTTGGTATTGAAAACCTGATATCCGTGCCAAAAACAACAGGCTCCGAGCTGACCTCGGCATTGATGGCACACATGAATGACTACGCCATCACGTTGAAAGAGCATGTCAGCGTGACAGAGGTGATGGATGATAATGCTATTAAGTCCATCAAGTTAAGTACGGGTGAATTGATCGAGTCTAAAACATTGATTATTGCGACCGGTGCTCGGTGGCGAGAGCTTGGTGTTCCCGGCGAAAAGGAGAATGTTGGCAGCGGCGTTGCTTACTGTCCACACTGTGATGGCCCCTTCTTCAAGGGTAAGGATGTGGCTGTTATAGGTGGCGGCAACTCAGGTGTGGAGGCCGCGCTTGATCTAGCCGGCATTGTGCGCTCGGTAAAGCTATTTGAATTTTTACCGGAATTAAAAGCGGATAAAGTGTTGGTTGATAAGGCAAAGGTTGCATCCAATATTGAAATCTATATCAATGCCAAGACCACGTCGGTCGAGGCTGAGACAGGAAAAGTTTCTGCACTACATTGGCAAGATCGCGAATCAGGCGAATCGCATCGGCAGCCGCTAGATGGCATCTTCGTCCAAATTGGGTTGGTGCCAAATAGTCAGTTCCTAGGTGATCTTGTCGAAACGACTCGTCATGGTGAAATCGTGGTGAATGAAAAATGTCAAACGTCGGTGCCGGGCATATTTGCTTGTGGCGATGTCACAACAGTTCCCTACAAACAAATAGTTATCGCTATGGGAGAGGGCTCCAAGGCTGCGTTGTCTGCGTTTGAGTATTTGTTGACTCGCTAG
- a CDS encoding ABC transporter permease gives MFSVISQTNAVIVMNIRSLPRRLWMSLAMILANAVVVAILLAFLAMDKGFETTLQGAGSDDVALFLRKGSAAELNSGLDRDQVNLIRTAPGIVKDDKGAQVSAELYVIVDGIKKSTGTEANLPLRGLELSGVPLRNNFNISAGRLFTPGTNELVVGRGVIQQFEGFDLGSSLRIGNSDWTVVGEFTTGGNVFESELWADLSVIQNVYNRGSSVQTVRARLTDASQLEAIKAFAENDARLNVDVQTEKDYFSSQSKNLSYMAIFGKVISAVMALGALSGALNTMYTSVADRSKEIATLRTLGFSTTSAFLGTLVESMVLAAIGGLVGALCAFLLFDGLNASTLGGSFTQVVFSFRMTGDLIQQGIQMALIIGFVSGVFPAWRAARMPVLLAFR, from the coding sequence ACGAACGCCGTGATCGTCATGAACATACGCAGCCTGCCGCGGCGCCTGTGGATGTCGCTGGCCATGATATTAGCCAATGCGGTTGTGGTGGCAATTTTACTGGCCTTTCTCGCCATGGATAAAGGCTTTGAAACAACCCTACAAGGTGCCGGCTCAGACGATGTCGCACTGTTTCTACGCAAAGGTTCTGCCGCTGAGCTCAATAGTGGTTTGGACCGTGATCAAGTGAATTTAATTCGCACGGCACCGGGTATTGTTAAAGATGACAAGGGCGCGCAGGTTTCTGCCGAGCTCTATGTCATCGTCGATGGCATAAAAAAATCCACCGGCACCGAGGCTAACTTGCCGCTGCGCGGGTTGGAACTTTCCGGCGTGCCATTGCGCAATAATTTTAACATCAGTGCTGGCCGCCTATTTACACCTGGCACCAATGAACTTGTGGTCGGGCGCGGTGTTATCCAACAATTTGAGGGCTTCGATTTAGGCAGCAGTCTAAGGATTGGCAATTCCGATTGGACAGTGGTGGGTGAATTCACCACGGGCGGCAATGTTTTCGAAAGTGAACTCTGGGCCGATCTCAGTGTTATCCAGAATGTTTACAACCGTGGCAGCTCGGTGCAAACAGTGCGCGCACGGCTCACAGATGCATCCCAGCTAGAGGCTATTAAAGCCTTTGCGGAAAATGATGCGCGCCTAAATGTCGATGTGCAAACAGAAAAGGATTACTTCTCCAGCCAAAGTAAAAACCTAAGTTATATGGCCATTTTCGGAAAGGTTATCAGCGCGGTCATGGCGCTAGGAGCCTTATCAGGCGCGCTCAACACCATGTACACCTCTGTTGCGGATAGGTCAAAGGAAATTGCCACATTAAGAACGCTCGGCTTTAGCACCACCTCAGCCTTTTTGGGTACGCTAGTAGAGTCCATGGTGCTTGCCGCCATCGGCGGTTTAGTGGGCGCCCTGTGTGCATTCTTATTGTTCGACGGCCTCAATGCCTCGACCTTGGGGGGCAGCTTTACCCAAGTGGTGTTCAGCTTCCGGATGACCGGCGATCTGATTCAACAAGGCATCCAGATGGCGTTAATCATCGGCTTCGTCAGCGGCGTATTTCCCGCCTGGCGCGCAGCCCGTATGCCGGTATTGCTCGCCTTTCGTTAA
- a CDS encoding cupin domain-containing protein, which produces MKNFFTELPNAKHEEIFQTLLAQPNLKIERIISNGQSSPADHWYDQEQAEWIMLIQGEAGIEFKGEQAIALKPGDYLNIPAHQQHRVAWTKKDATTLWLAIHYTAT; this is translated from the coding sequence ATGAAAAATTTTTTCACAGAGCTACCCAATGCCAAGCATGAGGAAATATTTCAAACTCTCTTGGCGCAGCCGAACCTCAAAATAGAGCGCATTATTAGCAACGGTCAAAGCTCTCCGGCGGATCATTGGTACGATCAAGAACAAGCCGAGTGGATAATGCTAATACAAGGCGAAGCCGGCATTGAATTCAAAGGCGAACAGGCCATCGCGCTCAAGCCGGGAGACTACCTCAATATTCCCGCCCACCAACAGCATCGCGTAGCCTGGACCAAAAAAGATGCCACTACGCTCTGGTTAGCCATACATTACACGGCAACTTAG